TGGTCCTTGATGTCTGCTCACCTCATCCCTGTGCCAAAAAGCAAGCCGAAATTGATCTAAAGCTGACTCACGATTGGGCCAAGAGAGCGCTGGAATATCACCGCAGAACGCAAAACACAATTAGCAAAGATCAAAAAAATAAAAATCTTTTGTTTGGCATTATCCAAGGGTCAACCTATAAAGACTTAAGATTAAACTCTGCCAAATTTTTATCTGGGCTTGATTTTGACGGCCTGGCTATTGGCGGTTTGGCTGTGGGCGAAGACAATAAAACAATGTATCAGGTTTTAGATTATACTATTCCCGAACTGCCAGTTAACAAGCCGCGCTACCTCATGGGTGTGGGTAAACCAGAAAATATTATTGAAGCCATCAAAAGGGGAGTAGATATGTTTGATTGTGTCATCCCCACGCGCGAAGCGCGACACGGCCGGCTATATACCTTTAAAAATAATAAACTTTTGGGCAATTTTTATAATGTTATAAACATTCTCAATTCAAAATATAAAAAAGACACCAAACCATTGGATAAAAGTTGTACTTGCGAGTTGTGTCAAAATTATAGCGCCGGCTATTTACATCATCTGTTTAAAGCCGGTGAACCTCTAGCTTTGCGTCTAGCCACCTTGCACAATTTAGCTTTCTATGTTAAATTGATAAATCAAACAAAAAATAAGGAGCTTGTCTAGAACAGCATAAACATTTATGCTGATAACATGGCAAGCAAGTTAATACCAAACAGCAAATTAACCAATAGACAAATAAGTCAGATCATAGACCTGTTTGTCCTCGAAGTACCAGCCATTAAGGTGGC
This window of the Candidatus Kuenenbacteria bacterium genome carries:
- the tgt gene encoding tRNA guanosine(34) transglycosylase Tgt, with amino-acid sequence MFKVLKQSKKSRARLGLLKTPHGDIETPFFMPIATKGSVKALTPEDLKNIGASIILSNTYHLYLQPGLDVLKKFGGLHKFMGWNGPILTDSGGYQVFSLSNKVYPERSEGLRGPYSSLVKINKAGVEFRSFLDGSKHLFTPESVQQIQDAIGSDIKMVLDVCSPHPCAKKQAEIDLKLTHDWAKRALEYHRRTQNTISKDQKNKNLLFGIIQGSTYKDLRLNSAKFLSGLDFDGLAIGGLAVGEDNKTMYQVLDYTIPELPVNKPRYLMGVGKPENIIEAIKRGVDMFDCVIPTREARHGRLYTFKNNKLLGNFYNVINILNSKYKKDTKPLDKSCTCELCQNYSAGYLHHLFKAGEPLALRLATLHNLAFYVKLINQTKNKELV